In the genome of Vanacampus margaritifer isolate UIUO_Vmar chromosome 1, RoL_Vmar_1.0, whole genome shotgun sequence, one region contains:
- the asb14b gene encoding dynein axonemal heavy chain 12, whose protein sequence is MNTEAKGDIFQSEDDSDEDERIQSIIEESLIEYRRLKGLNPSHLKVTEDPDIFKAIAEGDESALKRLTEQPETLSRINEHGWIPLHAAAVQESKHILEIIFSASHFGAAQCRTFKGETPLFLAVVYGRRQNSTFLLQNGCNPNLQDDEQDSPLMAAILNDQYDMATLLLRYDAQVDQLGQLNRTALHEAAFLGLENFVYLLLESGANPNACDIKKKTPLALAAQNGHLNVAEHLLLKGANVECESESGSILFDAAVSGNPDVISLLLDHGADANLPLYNGHLPIHRVAYHGHILALQRLMLVTKLCAIKESGMSPLHSAAAGGHAHCLELLLKADFDPNQMLHPRVRRNYDDERKSALFFAVSNNDLQCTRLLLEAGAMVNQDPISCLQVAMRQGNYELINTLLKFGANVNYYSLVSTTHFPSALQYALKDEVMLRMILNHGYDVKRCFDCPYGDSCHDLPPRTTSVIKDMVFCEVITVSWLKHLSAQVVRIMLDYTNHVSLCAKLRETLREQKQWPQICHIQRNARSLKHLCRLQIREHLNQLRLKASVFISYLPLPPRLKEYLRYKEFDVYNRGSIDTGCSLML, encoded by the exons ATGAACACAGAAGCAAAAGGTGACATTTTTCAATCTGAAGACGACTCAGATGAAGATGAAAGAATCCAATCTATAATAGAAGAAAGTCTCATTGAATACAGGAGGCTGAAGGGACTGAATCCAAG TCATTTGAAAGTTACCGAAGATCCTGATATATTCAAAGCGATTGCTGAGG GTGATGAGAGTGCACTTAAACGACTAACGGAACAGCCAGAGACTCTGTCCAGAATTAACGAGCATGGGTGGATCCCTCTGCACGCAGCTGCAGTGCAGGAGAGTAAGCACATACTCGAGATCATCTTTTCAG CGTCACACTTTGGAGCTGCCCAGTGTCGCACATTCAAGGGGGAGACGCCATTGTTTTTAGCTGTAGTCTATGGCCGTAGACAGAACTCTACATTCCTTTTACAAAATGGTTGCAACCCCAATCTCCAGGATGACGAGCAAGATTCTCCATTAATGGCAG CTATTCTCAATGACCAGTACGACATGGCAACACTTTTGCTTCGCTATGACGCTCAAGTGGATCAGCTAGGCCAGCTAAACAGGACGGCGCTGCACGAGGCTGCTTTTCTTGGCCTGGAGAACTTTGTCTATCTGCTCCTTGAGTCTGGTGCTAACCCGAATGCAtgtgacataaaaaagaaaacgccACTTGCTCTGGCGGCACAAAATGGGCATCTAAATGTAGCAGAGCACTTGTTACTGAAAG gAGCAAACGTTGAGTGTGAATCGGAGTCTGGCAGTATCTTGTTTGACGCAGCCGTATCAGGAAACCCTGATGTGATATCCTTGCTGTTGGACCACGGAGCAGACGCCAACTTGCCTTTGTACAACGGTCACCTGCCGATTCACCGTGTGGCATACCATGGTCACATACT GGCATTACAACGCCTCATGCTAGTGACTAAACTGTGTGCAATAAAGGAAAGCGGCATGAGTCCTCTTCACTCTGCAGCTGCTGGAGGGCATGCACATTGCTTGGAGTTGCTGCTCAAAGCTGACTTTGATCCAAACCAAATGCTACACCCGAGAGTGCGCCGCAACTATGACGATGAACGCAAGTCTGcccttttttttgctgtgtccAACAATGATCTTCAATGCACTCGCCTGCTACTTGAGGCGGGGGCAATGGTCAACCAGGACCCTATCAGTTGTTTACAGGTGGCAATGAGACAGGGCAATTATGAGCTCATCAACACCTTGCTGAAGTTCGGGGCAAATGTGAACTACTACTCTCTTGTCAGCACCACCCACTTTCCCTCAGCCCTGCAGTATGCATTAAAAGACGAAGTCATGCTGAGAATGATTCTGAACCACGGCTACGATGTCAAGCGTTGCTTCGACTGTCCGTATGGTGATAGTTGCCATGACTTGCCTCCACGGACAACATCAGTCATCAAAGACATGGTG TTCTGTGAGGTGATAACAGTGTCTTGGCTCAAGCACTTATCCGCTCAGGTGGTGCGAATCATGCTCGACTACACCAACCATGTCTCACTCTGCGCCAAACTGAGGGAAACATTGCGGGAGCAGAAGCAATGGCCGCAGATCTGTCACATCCAAA GAAATGCACGAAGCTTAAAGCACCTGTGCCGGCTGCAGATTCGAGAGCACCTGAATCAACTACGTTTGAAAGCATCTGTTTTCATCAGCTACCTCCCTCTTCCACCCAGACTGAAAGAGTACCTTCGTTACAAGGAGTTTGATGTGTACAACAGGGGCAGTATAGATACAGGATGTTCACTCATGTTATAA